One SAR86 cluster bacterium genomic window carries:
- a CDS encoding S9 family peptidase codes for MKKIILILFFASVFVQTQVETRTLNNGNLILEDVPNVPEEIKKELKGYQNIRSASFRGFKSDNVGVFISTRFGDVGQLHVVDKPLGMRKQVTFFDEPIGSVSVQPNGGLIAFTMDSGGSENAQIYVMNPENGRTVLVSDGESRNGSVLWSRDGEKIAFGTTRRNGASNDVWVMDYKYPEQAKMVFASPDGTSWTPSDWSKDSKKILLQNYISVTSSRIFIVDTETGESELVTNKEDSSNLALAFGASGRGFFFLTDQFGQFRQLAYKSLTNGRVKIISENIPWNIEGFAISKDRKRAAFTANEGGFSVLYLMDARSFKFKKVEMESKGLIGGIKFSDNGKKLGLSLNNAKSPSETHIVNLGKRNLDYLDVVQWTESEVGGLNTDEFVLPNLISFKSFDNLEVPAFIYKPEDIKEPVPVIITIHGGPESQYRPRFSSSIQQWVKRLGAAVIAPNVRGSNGYGKDYLKMDNGFKREDSVKDIGALLDWVKTQPDLDSDRVAVIGGSYGGYMVLASAVYYSDQLVGAVDRVGISNFVTFLKNTEDYRRDLRRVEYGDERDPEMRAFLEKISPNNNVAEIDIPMLVVQGENDPRVPVTESEQVVEALRKEGKTVWYMNALNEGHGFRKKENSDVSQQVTLMFFEKYL; via the coding sequence ATGAAAAAAATAATTTTAATTTTGTTTTTTGCATCTGTGTTTGTTCAAACACAAGTTGAAACTAGAACGCTCAATAATGGAAATCTCATTTTAGAAGATGTTCCAAATGTTCCTGAAGAAATAAAGAAAGAATTGAAAGGCTATCAAAATATCAGATCAGCATCTTTTCGTGGCTTCAAATCAGATAATGTGGGAGTATTCATATCAACAAGATTTGGTGATGTGGGCCAGCTTCATGTCGTTGATAAGCCACTGGGCATGAGAAAACAAGTCACCTTTTTCGATGAACCTATAGGTTCCGTTTCAGTACAGCCAAATGGGGGACTCATTGCTTTCACTATGGATAGCGGCGGTTCAGAAAATGCACAAATATATGTTATGAATCCAGAAAATGGTAGAACAGTATTAGTTTCTGATGGTGAGTCTAGAAATGGTTCTGTCTTGTGGAGTAGGGATGGTGAAAAAATTGCTTTTGGAACTACAAGAAGAAATGGAGCTTCAAACGATGTTTGGGTAATGGACTATAAATATCCGGAGCAAGCCAAGATGGTTTTTGCATCACCTGATGGCACGAGTTGGACCCCTTCAGATTGGTCAAAAGATTCAAAAAAAATCTTATTGCAAAATTATATTTCTGTAACTTCTTCTAGAATCTTCATTGTCGATACTGAGACTGGTGAGAGTGAACTTGTTACTAATAAGGAAGACTCGTCAAACTTGGCACTTGCATTTGGCGCTTCTGGAAGAGGGTTCTTTTTCCTAACTGATCAATTTGGCCAGTTTAGGCAACTTGCATATAAAAGCCTCACAAACGGAAGAGTAAAAATTATAAGTGAAAATATTCCGTGGAATATTGAAGGTTTTGCCATATCAAAAGATAGAAAAAGAGCAGCATTTACTGCAAACGAGGGTGGTTTTAGTGTTCTTTACCTTATGGATGCAAGAAGCTTTAAATTTAAAAAAGTAGAGATGGAGAGCAAGGGCTTAATTGGTGGAATAAAGTTCAGTGATAATGGAAAAAAATTAGGACTTTCATTAAATAACGCCAAATCCCCTTCCGAAACACATATAGTTAATTTAGGAAAAAGAAATTTAGATTATTTAGATGTCGTCCAATGGACAGAATCTGAGGTAGGAGGTTTAAATACAGATGAATTTGTCCTGCCAAATTTAATATCATTCAAATCCTTTGACAATTTAGAGGTGCCTGCATTCATCTATAAGCCTGAAGATATTAAAGAGCCAGTTCCAGTAATTATTACAATTCATGGCGGACCTGAGAGTCAATATAGACCAAGATTTTCTAGTTCGATTCAGCAATGGGTGAAAAGACTAGGTGCCGCTGTCATCGCTCCTAATGTAAGAGGAAGTAATGGTTATGGCAAAGACTATTTAAAAATGGATAACGGCTTTAAGAGAGAAGACTCTGTAAAAGATATAGGCGCTCTTCTAGATTGGGTTAAAACACAGCCAGATTTAGATTCAGATAGAGTGGCTGTTATTGGTGGCTCATATGGTGGATATATGGTTCTTGCAAGCGCCGTTTACTACAGCGATCAACTTGTTGGAGCAGTTGATAGAGTAGGCATTTCTAATTTTGTTACTTTCTTAAAAAATACTGAAGATTATAGAAGGGACTTGAGAAGAGTTGAGTATGGTGATGAAAGGGATCCAGAAATGAGAGCATTTCTTGAAAAAATAAGTCCAAATAATAACGTTGCTGAAATTGATATTCCTATGCTAGTTGTTCAAGGTGAAAATGATCCTAGAGTTCCTGTAACAGAATCTGAACAAGTTGTTGAAGCCTTAAGAAAAGAGGGTAAAACAGTCTGGTATATGAACGCCTTAAATGAGGGGCATGGTTTCAGGAAAAAAGAAAACAGCGATGTATCTCAACAAGTCACATTAATGTTTTTTGAGAAGTATTTATAG
- a CDS encoding PepSY domain-containing protein: MKFTIRKIHKYLSLFISLQLLLWTASGIYFAYNKIENVRGEQYREQTSFSVDLSKINFEVEDISTLSFANRLNERVVVIRDTQGKKYFDFDGNLIDKISFEDALEVVKTKTNLSPLIVEEVTEAKKRAEYRGRDLPIYRVVSTNKKNEKINVYVNPYSGDISAVRSTQWRIWDLLWGFHIMDWQDRDNIGNIFLKIFSVLALLSAITGIVLFFKKTA, from the coding sequence ATGAAATTCACTATTAGGAAAATTCATAAATATTTAAGTTTGTTTATTTCTCTGCAGCTTTTACTTTGGACTGCTTCAGGTATTTATTTTGCTTATAACAAGATTGAGAATGTTAGAGGCGAGCAATATAGAGAACAAACATCTTTTTCAGTAGATCTCAGTAAAATAAATTTTGAAGTTGAAGATATAAGTACATTAAGTTTTGCCAACAGACTTAATGAAAGAGTGGTTGTTATAAGGGACACACAAGGTAAAAAATATTTTGATTTTGACGGAAATTTAATAGATAAAATTTCTTTTGAAGATGCTCTTGAAGTTGTCAAAACTAAAACAAATTTATCACCTTTAATAGTAGAAGAAGTAACAGAGGCTAAGAAAAGAGCAGAGTACAGAGGAAGAGACCTTCCTATCTATCGTGTTGTGTCAACAAACAAAAAAAATGAAAAAATCAATGTTTACGTAAATCCATATTCTGGAGATATAAGTGCAGTAAGGTCAACTCAGTGGAGAATATGGGATTTGCTTTGGGGTTTTCACATAATGGATTGGCAAGATAGAGACAATATAGGAAATATTTTTCTCAAAATCTTTTCAGTACTAGCGCTTTTAAGTGCCATTACTGGTATAGTTTTATTCTTCAAGAAAACTGCTTAA
- a CDS encoding sterol desaturase family protein, which translates to MTELTIKEVYAIGLPIILAMILIETLISSFNKKSLYKNKDTFCTSGLLFGNILMGFAIKGATLGLHIFLYQFRIFDLTNVVPLWAMWLMTFILIDFVFYIYHRFSHRVRFLWAIHMSHHSSEEMNFAVSMRQAWFGPISKIPFFIVLPILGLDPTIIAVAGVISTLWGVVGHTQIVGKLGPLEWILNTPSHHRVHHGANAEYIDKNYGNLLIIWDRIFGTFEPEKAKVKYGLVNNVNTFNPIKITFMGWQSMMLDIKKAKNYKEIFSIIFGPPNTRNRSGSF; encoded by the coding sequence ATGACAGAACTAACAATTAAAGAAGTTTATGCTATAGGGTTGCCAATTATCTTGGCCATGATATTGATTGAGACTTTAATTTCAAGTTTTAACAAAAAATCTCTATATAAAAACAAAGACACATTTTGCACGAGTGGATTACTCTTTGGCAATATCCTAATGGGCTTTGCTATAAAAGGAGCAACGCTTGGACTGCATATATTTTTATATCAATTCAGAATTTTTGATCTTACAAATGTAGTTCCTTTGTGGGCTATGTGGTTAATGACATTTATTTTGATCGATTTTGTCTTTTATATTTATCACAGGTTCTCTCACAGAGTAAGATTTTTATGGGCAATACATATGAGCCATCATTCCAGTGAAGAGATGAATTTCGCTGTTTCTATGAGGCAAGCTTGGTTTGGACCTATTTCAAAAATTCCATTTTTCATTGTTCTGCCTATATTAGGCTTAGATCCAACAATTATTGCTGTTGCAGGTGTAATCAGTACTTTATGGGGAGTTGTTGGACATACACAAATAGTAGGAAAATTAGGCCCTCTTGAATGGATTTTAAACACACCATCGCACCATAGAGTTCATCATGGGGCAAATGCGGAGTACATAGATAAAAATTATGGCAATTTATTAATAATCTGGGATCGCATATTTGGAACTTTTGAACCAGAGAAAGCTAAAGTTAAATATGGTCTAGTAAATAACGTAAATACTTTTAACCCTATAAAAATTACATTCATGGGCTGGCAATCTATGATGTTAGATATCAAGAAAGCAAAAAATTATAAAGAAATTTTCTCAATTATTTTTGGACCTCCTAATACGAGAAATAGAAGTGGTTCTTTTTAA
- a CDS encoding multidrug efflux SMR transporter: protein MLAYLTLFAAIVFEVIGTMLLPASNNFTKPLPSFVLLLSYGISFYFLSIVSQKLPLSVVYASWAGLGVFSVAILSYFFYKQALNWQTIFGLFLIVIGVTIVNIYKIHS, encoded by the coding sequence TTGCTGGCTTATTTAACCTTATTTGCTGCTATCGTCTTCGAAGTTATTGGCACTATGCTTTTGCCTGCTTCAAACAATTTTACAAAACCACTTCCAAGTTTTGTTTTGCTGTTATCTTATGGCATATCGTTTTATTTTCTTTCAATAGTTTCACAGAAACTACCTCTGTCAGTTGTTTATGCATCGTGGGCAGGGTTAGGTGTATTTTCTGTGGCTATACTAAGCTATTTTTTCTACAAGCAAGCACTTAATTGGCAAACTATATTTGGTTTGTTCCTTATTGTAATTGGCGTTACTATCGTAAACATATATAAAATTCATTCTTAA
- a CDS encoding MerC domain-containing protein — MKLFNTQLTTDKFAGTVSLVCALQCLLMPSFFIATSGLVSLSIDNEFVHSIILLIAVPVSLFALFLGLKNHKNKLIFLIGLLGLMVLIAAFFFAKTFFGENEEILFTVLGSMMVIYAHYQNHETCKEIQCKSCHD, encoded by the coding sequence ATGAAACTTTTTAATACACAACTAACAACAGATAAGTTCGCTGGTACTGTATCGCTTGTCTGCGCACTTCAGTGTTTATTGATGCCATCATTTTTTATTGCAACTTCAGGACTTGTATCGCTTTCAATAGATAATGAATTTGTCCACTCTATAATTCTTTTAATTGCTGTTCCTGTAAGTTTGTTTGCACTTTTTTTAGGTCTAAAAAATCATAAAAACAAATTAATTTTTTTAATTGGTTTGCTCGGGCTAATGGTTTTGATTGCTGCCTTTTTCTTTGCAAAAACATTTTTTGGCGAAAATGAAGAAATTTTGTTTACTGTTTTAGGCTCAATGATGGTTATATATGCTCACTATCAAAACCATGAAACTTGTAAAGAAATTCAGTGCAAGTCATGCCATGATTAA
- a CDS encoding alpha/beta hydrolase → MKIVILLFFLSFFLKTDSEYIPIEYSYGSHEKQKIDLYLGNSDKVLVWIHGGGWLFGDKRAKRWVRRFHNHFTDHKELNVFMIGYRVGENTAPYAVEDVLCAYKKIEEEIELRGFSKKDIVVAGASAGGHLALFLSLSQQNISNKSCLSDLKPKAVVNLFGITEIEQTYKYLDQSKFFSLSNYVRRWIPDEKEVSEVSKQLSPLYLIDNQNIKVLTIHGTNDVWVPYSQAKLLDQQLKEKHLLHTVEGGGHYGFSEEEDQAIREKIKNFITEVHL, encoded by the coding sequence GTGAAAATTGTCATTCTCTTATTTTTTTTAAGTTTTTTTCTTAAAACAGATTCTGAATATATACCTATTGAGTATTCTTATGGCAGTCATGAAAAACAAAAAATTGATCTTTATCTTGGTAATTCTGACAAAGTTTTAGTTTGGATTCATGGGGGAGGTTGGCTCTTTGGGGATAAAAGAGCAAAAAGATGGGTAAGAAGATTCCATAATCATTTTACTGATCATAAAGAATTAAATGTTTTCATGATTGGATATAGAGTTGGTGAAAATACAGCTCCTTATGCTGTTGAAGACGTTCTTTGTGCTTATAAGAAAATAGAAGAAGAAATTGAGTTAAGAGGTTTTTCAAAAAAAGATATAGTCGTTGCTGGTGCAAGTGCGGGCGGGCATTTGGCATTATTTCTCTCTCTATCACAACAAAATATTTCTAATAAAAGTTGTCTTTCAGACCTAAAACCAAAAGCAGTTGTGAATCTGTTTGGTATTACAGAAATCGAGCAGACTTATAAATATTTAGATCAAAGTAAATTCTTTTCTTTATCAAATTATGTTCGACGCTGGATACCAGATGAAAAAGAAGTATCTGAAGTTTCAAAGCAATTATCTCCTCTTTATTTAATAGATAATCAAAATATAAAAGTTCTAACTATTCATGGCACGAATGACGTTTGGGTTCCTTATTCACAAGCAAAATTATTGGATCAACAATTAAAAGAAAAACATTTATTGCACACAGTTGAAGGCGGAGGCCACTACGGATTCAGTGAAGAGGAGGATCAGGCTATTCGAGAAAAAATAAAAAATTTTATAACCGAGGTACATTTATAA
- a CDS encoding nuclear transport factor 2 family protein, which produces MILLACSQSVWTLEKINALLDGLHQDAHEGNFKTYFDRYTSDAIFLGTDKTERWTIEEFKAYAKPAFADGHGWTYKVIERNWEGEGNTKWFDEILFNEKLGHCRGTGVIKLINGEWKIVHYALTMLVPNSIAADVGMLTQKAD; this is translated from the coding sequence ATGATTCTACTGGCTTGCTCACAGTCAGTTTGGACCCTAGAAAAGATTAACGCACTACTTGATGGCCTACATCAGGATGCTCATGAGGGAAATTTTAAGACTTATTTTGATCGATATACTTCAGATGCGATCTTTCTTGGAACAGACAAAACTGAGCGTTGGACTATAGAAGAATTCAAAGCTTATGCAAAACCGGCATTTGCTGATGGACATGGTTGGACCTACAAGGTGATCGAGCGTAATTGGGAAGGAGAAGGCAATACCAAATGGTTTGACGAAATTCTTTTTAATGAAAAACTAGGACACTGTAGAGGTACTGGTGTTATAAAGCTTATTAATGGCGAATGGAAAATAGTTCACTATGCTTTAACTATGCTTGTGCCAAACTCAATTGCTGCAGATGTAGGCATGCTAACTCAAAAAGCTGATTAA
- the glmS gene encoding glutamine--fructose-6-phosphate transaminase (isomerizing), translated as MCGIVGGVSDRNVLPILIEGLKRLEYRGYDSAGVAFRENSKISLIKAKGRVLDLENKLPEKKIKSNQGIAHTRWATHGVPSEKNAHPQISENKIFVVHNGIIENHLNLREKLQSEGVKFRSDTDTEVVAHLINLHMQKGMDFDSATLKAISQLKGAYALAVIDKDNPDLIIGARNQSPLVIGEGYDENFVASDIMALAPVTNKFKFMEDGQVAFITKEKNHVITSNGNAAKLKTQEIDSNSYTNDLGGYNHFMEKEIFEQPDAISKSIEGRLGKNETQEGIFGSGFEEAVKDVTNIQIIACGTSFHSGRIFEYWSHKFLGINCRVDYGSEYQYQEPIKTKKTLLVTISQSGETADTLSSLKFAKKTGSPVTLTICNVANSSLCRESDYTLLTNAGPEIGVASTKAFVTQLACLNLLLLTLMRVHNQTPNARKKITDALRDLPKHIDKTLKMTDVYKSTAKLLFKRSSALFLGRGLYFPIAREGALKLKEISYIHAEAYPAGELKHGPLALIDRDMPVIALVPDNEHLDKIQSNIQEVAARKGKVVTIGPLGKTKITKDGGHIKIPKTLDLLNPIISVVPMQLISYYTALLKGTDVDKPRNLAKSVTVE; from the coding sequence ATGTGCGGTATTGTTGGTGGTGTTTCAGACAGAAATGTTTTACCAATTCTAATTGAAGGACTAAAAAGACTGGAATATCGAGGGTACGATTCTGCTGGAGTTGCTTTCAGAGAAAACAGCAAGATTTCACTTATAAAAGCAAAGGGTAGAGTTCTAGATCTCGAGAATAAACTGCCTGAAAAGAAAATTAAAAGCAATCAAGGAATTGCACATACTAGATGGGCAACACATGGCGTGCCGTCAGAAAAAAATGCGCACCCACAAATTTCTGAAAATAAGATTTTTGTTGTTCATAATGGCATTATTGAAAATCACTTGAACCTTAGAGAGAAACTGCAAAGTGAAGGAGTGAAATTTAGATCTGATACTGATACTGAAGTTGTAGCTCATCTCATTAATTTGCATATGCAAAAGGGCATGGATTTCGATTCGGCAACACTTAAAGCTATTTCACAACTCAAAGGAGCTTATGCACTAGCGGTAATAGATAAAGATAATCCTGATTTAATTATTGGTGCAAGAAATCAAAGCCCTCTTGTCATTGGAGAGGGATACGATGAGAATTTTGTTGCCTCAGATATAATGGCACTTGCTCCAGTGACAAATAAATTTAAATTTATGGAAGACGGTCAGGTGGCATTTATAACTAAAGAGAAAAACCATGTCATAACATCAAATGGCAATGCCGCAAAATTAAAAACACAGGAAATAGACTCAAATTCTTATACAAACGATTTGGGTGGCTATAACCATTTCATGGAAAAAGAAATTTTCGAACAGCCTGATGCTATTTCTAAATCTATTGAAGGCAGGCTCGGTAAAAATGAAACTCAAGAGGGTATTTTTGGTTCAGGTTTTGAAGAAGCTGTAAAAGATGTCACGAACATTCAGATTATTGCTTGCGGCACTAGCTTTCATTCAGGCAGAATTTTTGAATATTGGTCTCATAAATTTTTGGGCATTAATTGTCGTGTTGATTATGGGTCTGAATATCAATATCAAGAACCAATTAAAACAAAGAAAACTTTATTAGTTACCATTTCACAGTCTGGTGAAACTGCAGACACTCTATCATCATTAAAATTCGCTAAAAAAACTGGTTCGCCTGTTACATTAACAATTTGTAATGTTGCAAATAGTTCATTGTGCAGGGAGTCTGACTATACATTGCTCACAAATGCTGGTCCTGAAATTGGCGTGGCCTCAACCAAAGCTTTTGTTACACAACTGGCATGTTTGAATTTACTACTGCTGACACTAATGAGAGTGCACAACCAGACTCCTAATGCTAGAAAGAAAATTACAGATGCCCTCAGGGATCTTCCTAAACACATAGATAAAACTTTGAAAATGACAGATGTCTATAAATCTACTGCTAAACTTTTATTTAAAAGAAGTAGTGCTCTTTTTCTTGGCAGAGGTTTATATTTTCCAATAGCTAGAGAAGGCGCCCTAAAATTAAAAGAGATTTCATACATTCATGCAGAAGCCTATCCTGCAGGCGAATTAAAACATGGACCACTTGCATTGATAGATCGTGATATGCCAGTTATTGCTCTAGTTCCAGACAATGAACATTTAGATAAAATTCAATCGAACATTCAAGAGGTTGCTGCGAGAAAAGGGAAAGTTGTGACCATAGGTCCTCTAGGAAAAACTAAAATTACCAAAGATGGCGGACATATTAAGATTCCAAAGACTTTAGATCTTCTTAATCCAATAATTTCAGTAGTGCCGATGCAACTTATTTCATATTACACAGCACTTCTTAAGGGCACTGATGTAGACAAACCTCGCAACCTTGCGAAGAGCGTTACTGTTGAGTAG
- a CDS encoding NTP transferase domain-containing protein yields the protein MGLSIILLAAGEGKRMKTDLPKPLIKLGDIPMVQHSLNTSTKLNPDRLILVTGYKKDEVKKYVLAENSGDFIFCEQKERLGTGHAVKQALPYLPENGKTLVLYADVPLVSLGTLRKLIRSCMRKKMSILTADIDDPSGYGRIIRDKNGNPTLIREQADATKAEKSIKEIFSGIMVIENKHLKKGVNGLVRSNVKGEYYLTDLVEFSSQRKHSVGTVKTDVREVLGANNKEELTELYQSMTKLNLNDAAKKGVFFKDPSSCFIEGQLKNWQGCKYRQ from the coding sequence ATGGGTTTAAGCATTATTCTTCTTGCTGCAGGCGAAGGCAAAAGAATGAAAACAGATTTACCAAAGCCTCTTATTAAATTAGGAGACATACCTATGGTTCAACATTCTTTGAACACTTCGACGAAATTAAACCCAGACAGATTAATTCTTGTAACAGGATATAAGAAAGATGAAGTAAAAAAATATGTATTGGCAGAAAATTCTGGAGACTTTATTTTTTGTGAACAAAAAGAAAGGCTTGGCACTGGGCATGCTGTAAAACAAGCTTTGCCATATTTACCAGAGAACGGAAAGACTTTAGTTTTATATGCTGATGTGCCATTAGTTTCTTTAGGCACTTTAAGAAAGCTTATAAGGTCATGTATGAGAAAAAAAATGTCTATCTTAACAGCAGACATTGACGATCCATCTGGTTACGGCAGGATTATTAGAGATAAAAATGGTAACCCAACCCTTATCAGAGAGCAGGCCGATGCCACAAAAGCAGAAAAAAGCATAAAAGAAATTTTCAGTGGCATTATGGTAATTGAAAATAAACACTTAAAAAAAGGTGTAAATGGTTTAGTAAGAAGTAATGTAAAAGGGGAATACTATTTAACAGACCTGGTAGAGTTTTCTAGTCAGAGAAAACATAGTGTGGGAACTGTAAAGACAGATGTAAGAGAAGTTCTTGGGGCAAATAATAAAGAGGAGTTAACAGAACTTTACCAATCTATGACAAAGTTAAACTTAAATGATGCTGCTAAAAAAGGGGTCTTTTTTAAAGATCCATCTTCTTGTTTTATAGAGGGACAACTAAAAAACTGGCAAGGATGTAAGTATAGGCAATAA
- a CDS encoding F0F1 ATP synthase subunit epsilon has product MIDISFISQEQTLFEGQAKMVVMDGKEGQLGVVKGHSPLLAILKPGPVRMITDDNEEVFFTNGGFAEVQPDHITILVDSALRADDLDEAKILKAKEEAEKLLKDKKDQKEFAEASSQLTQSLSQLRAIEALKKNIKLKK; this is encoded by the coding sequence ATGATTGATATAAGCTTTATCTCCCAAGAGCAGACTTTGTTTGAAGGACAGGCAAAAATGGTTGTCATGGACGGCAAAGAAGGCCAGCTTGGGGTTGTTAAAGGACACTCACCATTATTGGCGATACTTAAACCAGGACCTGTCAGGATGATTACTGATGACAATGAAGAAGTCTTCTTCACCAATGGTGGTTTTGCAGAAGTTCAACCAGACCACATTACTATTTTAGTTGACTCAGCTTTGCGTGCTGATGATCTTGATGAGGCAAAAATTCTGAAAGCCAAAGAAGAAGCAGAAAAACTTTTAAAAGATAAAAAAGATCAAAAAGAATTTGCTGAAGCATCAAGTCAACTCACACAGTCCTTGTCTCAGTTAAGAGCAATAGAAGCTCTTAAAAAGAATATTAAGTTAAAAAAGTAG
- the atpD gene encoding F0F1 ATP synthase subunit beta — protein sequence MSELGKIKQIIGAVIDVEFGKEQIPNIYDALVVQENNLVLETQQQLGDGVVRTVAMGTTEGLKRGLDVTNTKAPISVPVGEKTLGRIMNVLGDPIDMKGDVKAPNKMPIHRKPPEYVELSDSNEILETGIKVIDLVCPFAKGGKVGLFGGAGVGKTVNMMELIRNIAIEHSGYSVFAGVGERTREGNDFYHEMTESKVLDKVSLVYGQMNEPPGNRLRVALTGLTMAEQFRDEGRDVLLFVDNIYRYTLAGVEVSALLGRMPSAVGYQPTLAEEMGVLQERITSTKTGSITSIQAVYVPADDLTDPSPATTFAHLDATVVLSRRIAELGIYPAVDPLDSTSRQLDPLVVGQEHYEVAQRVQGVLQRYKELKDIIAILGMDELSDEDKNTVSRARKVEKFLSQPFFVAEVFTGSPGKYVSVKDTIQGFKEILDGVHDDVPEQAFYMVGSIDEVLEKAKTVKND from the coding sequence ATGTCTGAATTAGGAAAAATAAAACAAATTATCGGAGCCGTTATCGATGTCGAGTTTGGGAAAGAGCAAATCCCAAATATTTACGATGCATTAGTTGTTCAGGAAAACAATCTTGTTTTAGAAACACAGCAACAACTTGGCGATGGAGTTGTAAGAACAGTAGCAATGGGTACTACTGAAGGTTTAAAAAGAGGGCTAGATGTAACAAATACTAAAGCACCTATAAGTGTGCCTGTAGGAGAAAAGACTTTAGGTAGAATTATGAACGTCCTTGGCGACCCAATAGATATGAAAGGAGATGTAAAGGCTCCAAACAAAATGCCTATCCACAGAAAACCGCCAGAGTATGTTGAGCTTTCAGATTCAAATGAGATTCTGGAAACTGGAATTAAAGTTATTGATTTAGTCTGCCCTTTTGCAAAAGGTGGAAAGGTTGGCCTTTTTGGAGGTGCTGGAGTAGGTAAAACAGTTAACATGATGGAGCTTATTAGAAATATCGCCATCGAGCATTCTGGTTATTCAGTTTTTGCAGGAGTTGGAGAGCGAACAAGGGAAGGAAACGACTTCTATCATGAAATGACAGAATCTAAAGTCTTAGATAAAGTTTCACTTGTCTATGGACAGATGAATGAGCCGCCAGGAAATAGACTTAGAGTTGCTTTAACAGGACTAACAATGGCAGAACAATTCAGAGATGAGGGTCGTGATGTTCTTCTATTTGTTGACAATATTTATAGATATACATTGGCTGGTGTTGAGGTCTCAGCACTACTTGGTAGAATGCCTTCTGCTGTAGGTTATCAACCTACACTTGCAGAAGAGATGGGGGTATTACAAGAAAGAATTACCTCAACAAAAACTGGCTCTATCACATCCATACAGGCTGTTTATGTTCCAGCTGATGACTTAACAGACCCTTCTCCAGCAACAACTTTTGCTCACTTAGATGCAACAGTTGTGCTATCTAGAAGAATTGCAGAATTAGGAATATATCCTGCTGTTGATCCTCTTGATTCAACCTCTAGACAGCTTGATCCACTTGTTGTTGGTCAAGAGCATTATGAAGTTGCGCAAAGAGTTCAGGGCGTTCTACAGAGATATAAAGAGCTTAAAGATATTATTGCAATTTTGGGTATGGATGAATTATCTGATGAAGATAAAAATACAGTTTCAAGAGCAAGAAAAGTTGAAAAGTTTTTATCTCAACCTTTCTTTGTGGCAGAAGTTTTCACAGGCTCACCTGGAAAATATGTATCAGTTAAAGATACCATTCAAGGCTTTAAAGAAATATTAGATGGTGTTCATGACGATGTTCCTGAACAAGCATTTTATATGGTTGGTTCCATAGATGAAGTTTTAGAAAAAGCTAAAACTGTAAAAAATGATTGA